GATGGTGAAAATACGGCGGGCATGGCCCCCATTGAAGCTGCACGTCTCGCGGAGAAGTACGGGGTACGCATCTATGCCATTGGCGTCGGTAGCAAAGGTAAAGTTCCATTCCCTGACGCTCAGGGACACTTGGAGTACCGTGAGGATCTCATTATCGACGATGAAGGTCTTACACGTATCGCGACCATGACCAATGGAGTCTATTTCCGTGCTACCGATACCCAAGGTCTGGAGCGAATCTACCGAGATATCGACGCATTGGAAAAGACTGAGGCGACTACGCGCAATACCCTCATTCCAATTTCCCTCTACCGCTGGCCACTCGCGGCGGCGCTATTATTTCTTTTGGTCCTGGCCTGGTTGGGATTGACCAAACCAGGACAGCGGGAAGGACAGGAAATGCTCACAATATTTAGGAAACTGGTGGGTTTTATTAAGAAACTCGGTAACTTTGATAAATAATAAAAATTACTTGCCGTAGCACACACCCACCAAACAAGCGGATCGGAATTCTGCTTTCTAACAAGCAGTTACCCATTCTATTACATCATTCCCACGCTCTGCGTTGGAATGGTGTAACTATTGGAATGATGTAACTATTTGTTTGGTGGATTTACAAACTCAAATTTACGATTCATTCATCATCGAGACTTATCACCAAATGCCTTCTGACCCTGGTTTCCATTTTGCCGAGCCATTTTGGCTCCTCTTGTTGGCTGTGCCTCTATTGCTGCGCTTGCTACCGGCAGTACGGCAACACGCCCAAGAAGAAAGACGATTGCAGCGTTATGCCGACCCCCACCTCCTCCCCCATTTGTTGGTTCAGGGAAGTCTCAGACGGAAACGACAATACGGGTTGATCTGGTGGAAACTCGTTTGGAGCCTCGGGGTACTGGCCTTGGCGGGTCCGCGTTGGGATTACACCGACCTAGATATCTATCAACCTGGCTACGACGTAGTGGTACTCCTGGACGTATCCCGTTCGATGGAAGTAACCGACGTAAAACCCAGCCGAATTGCCCGCGCCCGTCAAGAAATTGAGGACCTTTTGCATCTCAAGGCCGGATTGCGTATTGGTTTAATCGGCTACGCCTCGGTGGCCCATATTGTGGCCCCCATCACCGACGATGCCCAAACCCTGCACAATCTGCTGCCTTCTCTCTCTCCGGAATTGGTACGTCTACCCGGTAGCCGTCTGTCTGCGGCTCTCGACCGAGCTCGTCGGCTCCTCGCGGCCCAACCTCCGGGCAGCTCCCGACACCTATTGCTGATCAGCGATGGAGACTTCGACGAACCGGGGCTAGAAACCCTCGTACAACGACTCCACGATTCAGGCATCCGCTTCCATGTATTGGGGATAGGAACCGCGCAGGGAGGCGAGGTCCCGCTGTCGTCACAGGGAGGGATATTGCATGATCCCACCACGGGCAATGTCGTAGTCTCGCGTATCGACGAATCCCTACTGCGCAGTCTGGCCCGAGCCGGAGGTGGTGAGTATCAACATGCAGTCTTCCAGGACGACGATACCCGAGCCCTGGTACGCGCCATTTTCAATGGAGGTGAGGCCAAAGCGGTAGAAAGTGGCCACCAACGGGTCTGGCACGAACGCTACTACCTCCTGGTATCACTGATAATTCTACTGATCCTGCCGTGGTTTCGACGCGGTCGTGCCGCCAGTTTGCAGCGGCTTTGAGAAGAAAATCATCGTTATGACACTGGTACAATCTTTTACGACCACGAGTCTACTCACATTGGCCGTGTGCCTCTCCACCAGCCCCGCCATTGCCGGTTGGTTTAAAACTCCTGAGCAAGCCGCCACAAGTGCCTTTCAAAGCGGAGATTATGAAACCGCTGCGGAGGCTTTCTCTGACCCCTATCGCAAGGGCGTGGCCTTGTATCGAGCTGGACACTACAAGGAGGCAAGTATTGCCTTCGCCCAGTCCAACCGTTCCGAAATCCTTTTGGATGCTATGTACAACCAGGGAAATAGCTATTTCCAGATGGAAGATTATCCACGAGCCATTGTTATGTATGAGCGAGTTTTAGTGGCATTACCCACTCACGAAGACGCTCGTTACAATTTAGCGCTTGCTCGTTCGCACCTAAAGATATATCACTGCCCACTAAATCAGAAAGTTGCCATTAAAGAAGACCAGAAGGACCAGAAGGACCAGAAGGACCAGAAGGACCAGAAGGACCAGAAGGATAAAAAGGAACAACAGGACCAACAATCCAAAGACCAGCAACAGGGCCAACAATCCAAGGATAAGAAACCAGAGTCCAGCCAAACCGGTCAGAAAGAATCACAGGAACAGAAGAAAACTGGCGAGCACCAACAGGATTCATCGGAGACCAAGAAGGACCAGAAGGACCAGAAGGACCAGAAGGACCAGAAGGACCAGAAGGACCAGAAGGATAAAAAGGAACAACAGGACCAACAATCCAAAGACCAGCAACAGGGCCAACAATCCAAGGATAAGAAACCAGAGTCCAGCCAAACCGGTCAGAAAGAATCACAGGAACAGAAGAAAACTGGCGAGCACCAACAGGATTCATCGGAGACCAAGAAGGACCAGAAGGACCAGAAGGACCAGAAGGACCAGAAGGACCAGAAGGACCAGAAGGATAAAAAGGAACAACAGGGCCAACAATCCAAAGACCAGCAACAAGGCCAACAGTCTAAGGACCAGCAACAGGGCCAACAATTCAAGGATAAAAAACCAGAGTCCAGCCAAACCAGCCAGAAAGAATCACAGGAACAGAAGAAAACTGGCGAGCACCAACAGGATTCATCGG
This region of Gammaproteobacteria bacterium genomic DNA includes:
- a CDS encoding Ca-activated chloride channel homolog, translated to MPSDPGFHFAEPFWLLLLAVPLLLRLLPAVRQHAQEERRLQRYADPHLLPHLLVQGSLRRKRQYGLIWWKLVWSLGVLALAGPRWDYTDLDIYQPGYDVVVLLDVSRSMEVTDVKPSRIARARQEIEDLLHLKAGLRIGLIGYASVAHIVAPITDDAQTLHNLLPSLSPELVRLPGSRLSAALDRARRLLAAQPPGSSRHLLLISDGDFDEPGLETLVQRLHDSGIRFHVLGIGTAQGGEVPLSSQGGILHDPTTGNVVVSRIDESLLRSLARAGGGEYQHAVFQDDDTRALVRAIFNGGEAKAVESGHQRVWHERYYLLVSLIILLILPWFRRGRAASLQRL